The genomic window CTACGTCCGCCTGGACCGCCAGGTGATCGCGCTCCCCGAGATCGCCGTCGGCGCACCACAGGAGAACCCGATCCGGTCGCTCGACGGAACCCCGGCGCCCGTCACCTCGGCCACCGCGCAGTACGACTCCGCGAGCAACACCTGGACGTTCGCAGCGGTCGGCAACAACTCCCTCGCATGGACGGTCCGCGACCTCGGCATCGGCTCGTACTCCGCATTCTCGGGGCGGATCACCCAGCGCTCGGTCGCGACGGTCGGGTCGCTCGAACTCGAGCAGTCCATGGCGCTCGAGGAGACCGGCACCCACCCCGCCCCCGGCGACACGGTGACGCACACGTACACCCTCCGGAACACGGGCACGGCGACGGTCTCCGACGTCTCGATCACCGACACCACTCCCGGCCTCTCCGGATTCAGCTTCGACTGGCCCGCGGCCGAGCGCGTCCTCGCGCCGGGACAGGTCGCGACGGCGACGGCGACGAGCGCGCTGACGCAGACCGACATCGATGCCATGCGCCTCGAAAGCTCCGCCACCGCCACTGGAGCCGCGGCAACCTCGCCGGTGGTCTCGAACGAAGCGGCCGCGAACCTCCCGATCGACGGACTGAACGAGATCAGTGTGGCCATCACGGCGGACACCACGTCCGTCGGCGAACCGGCGGCGGTCGGCGACCCCATCGGCTACGCCATCATCGCGGCGAACACCGGCACGCGGACCCTCACCGGCACCGCGATCACCGCGTCGCTCCCGGAACTCTCCGAGTTCGTCGTCGAGTGGCCGGGCGCAGCGGGCGTCCTCGCTCCGGGTGAGCAGGTCCGCGTCACGACCGGGTACGCCATCACGGCGGCGGACATCGAGCTCGGGTCGGTCACGAACGTGGCGACCGCGCGAGGGACCGGGCCTGACAGCGTCGACGTCGACAGCAGCGCCTCCGTGTCCGCCGAACTGAGCAGCACGATCGTCACGCCGGACCCGGACCCGACCCCGGATCCCACGCCGACCCCGGAGCCCTCCCAGTCGCCCGCTCCGGGAACGGTCGCCCCGGCACCCGGTGCGACCACCGGTGACCTCGCGAAGACCGGCGTCGAAAGCGGCGCGCTCGCCGGACTCACCCTCGGTGCACTGCTCCTGTTCGGTGTCGGCACCGCGGTGCTCGCGGAGACGCGCCGGCGGTCACGCGCCGCAGCAGGCGCTGAGCGGAACGCGTAGACGCATCAGCTGGTGCAGCGGAGGGCGGGTTGTCGACAACCCGCCCTCCGCTGTGTTCCCGGAGCGACTCCGCTCGTCGGCTTGATCGCCGAACGGCCGCCCAAGCTCGAATCCCGATCAGGCCTTCGGATCAGGCCTTCGGGATGAGCGGGATGACGTCGCGGCTCGGCGGAACGACCTCGCCGCTCTTGCTGCCACCGATGACCTTGCCCTCCGGGCGGTCGTAGACGAGGTCGAACTCGGTCTCATCAGTGCGCACCCAGGCGCCGATCCAGCCGGTCGCCGTCTCACCGGCCGGTGTCGCCTGCAGGAGTGAGTACCCGGCCGACGCCATGGGAGCCTTCAGCTCGTCGGGCGTTCCGAGGCCGAGCGTGACGTAGTCGAGGTTGACGGCACGGGTGGTGACGGAGACCCGGTGCGGGAAGACGCTGCCGCCGTACTCGTCGCCGGCTTCGAGTCGGACCTGGACGAGCATCGGACGCAGGCCGTCGGTGGTGCCTGCAGGCGCCGGGAAGTCGTCGACGATCGCGAGGGCGGTCACCGTGGTGCCGTCGACATCGTCGGTGAGGGTGTGCTCCTGCAGCGGAGTGCTCGGTGGCTGCGACACGGACGGCGTCGGCGAGGCGGAGGATCGGTCCGCATCCGACGAGGAGCCGGTGGAGCAACCGGCGAGGGCGAGGGCGGCGACCGCGAATGCTGCGGCCAGGGTCGTTCGACGAGAACTGATGCGCATGACTCAATCCTGTCAGACACGCCCAGGTGCGATCCGTCGCCGGATGGTCGGGCGCGGGCGACGCGGGCGCACGGAACGGCCATGTGGCGCTGCAGTCCCGTGCGACCACGATGCACGCGTTCGATCCAGCCCCTCAGACAGCGCCACCGAAATAGACCTCGACCTCCTGGACGGTTCCGTCCACGACACGAGTCGCTTCCAGGTTGCGGTACGTCTTCCCTTGCACGACGTACTCGTAGCGGTGGAGGACGATGTCGTCGGTCTCGACGATCTGGAGCGTCACGCCCGGGGTGTCGAAATGGTCGGCGGTCGGGAAGCAACGCTCGAGCCAGGTCGCTCGGTCGAGGTGGTCGTCCTGCGGGCTGGTGAAGACGAAGTCCGCATGCATGAGCGCCTCGGCAGCATCCCGATCCTGCTCGCGGAACGCCCGCATGAACGCCAGAACCGTGTCGATCGCCGATGAACGCATGCGGTGATCCTACGCGCGGGCATGGCGCTGCGGTTGGGGAAGATGTCCGCGTGGGCCCTTCGACACTTTCAGGGACCGGCTGCCGGCGTTTCGACCCCTGCGCCGGTCGCGGGGCCCGCTTGAACCTCCCGCGACGCTCTTCGATCGCCGAGGAGACTCGGTCCCTGAGCTTGTCGAAGGGCACCCCGAGCAAGCATCAACTGTGGGATAAATTCCCAGATCAGGATCTGATTCTTTGGCCCTTCGGGTGTCAGTGGTCCGTGTTTGGATGGACCCATGACCAGCACCGCACCGAACCCCCTCACCGCCGCCGCGGTCGGGTTCGATGCGGTCTGGCAGAGCGCGCTCGATGCGATCCGTCCAGGCGTCGGTGTCGCGGAGCAGCTCGAGAACATGAACGATGAGGCGATCCTCCGCGTCCTCGACGAGCTCGGTGCCGTGCAGCATGCGGTCGAGGTCCTCGCCGCACGCGTCACCGGCGCGATCGCCCTGCGCCCGTCGCCTTCCCGCCGCGACGGCACCCTGGTGCGCGCCGCCGGTTATGCGAACCCGGGTGTCATGCTCGCCGAGCGGTGGCGGGTGGCGCGCGCCCGCGGCGCGGCGATCGCGGAGGTCGGTGCCGCCATCACGCAGCCGCGCGGGTTGCTCGGCGAGCTGGAGGAATGTCCGTTCCCCGCAGTCGCGGCAGCACTCGAACCGACCCACGATCTCGACGCCACAACCGAAGCAACCGCCGACCCACACTCCGCCATGGCGGAAGATGACCCGCACGACCACGGCGCCCTCGGCAGCCCACGCTCACCCCTCAGCGTCGACGGTGCCGCGGTCATCGTCCGCGAGCTCCGCAGCGCGGGCCGCATCTGCACCAGAAGCGAACTCGAGACGGCGTCGGTCATCGCCATCGAGCACGCCGCCCACGCGCCCCTGCAGGACGTCACCCGCATCGCCAAACTCGTCCGCACCCGCCTCGACCAAGACGGCCGCGAACCCCGCGACGAACTCCTCCGCCGCGCAGAACGCTGCACCATCCACGAACTCCCCACCGGCATGACCCTCCTCCGCGCCGAACTCGCCCCCGAAAGCGCCGCCTTCATCCGCGCCGGCCTCGACGCCCTCATCGGCGCCACCACCCGCAAACCCCACTTCACCGACCCCGAGCAGCCGTCCGACACCGACGCCCCGACGACTCCGGTCACCCCATGCCCCACGGGCCCACCCTCATCCCCATCGACCGACGACGCGCCATCGCCCTCACCGAGACCTTCCGCCACCTCGCCGGCTGCAGTGGCGCCGCCACCGAACTCACCCCCGTCACCGTCATCATCCGCACCGACCGAGACACCCTCGAAACCGGTCTCGGCACCGCCACCATCGACGGCATCGACGAACCCATCGGAGCTGGCGCCCTCCGCCGCCTCGCCGCGGACGCGAACCTCATCCCCATGATCCTCGGCGGCCCATCCCAAGTCCTCGACCTCGGCACCAGCACCCGCCTGTTCACCCGCGGACAGAAACTCGCCCTCGCCGAACGCGACGGCGGCTGCGCCTGGACCGGCTGCACCCACCCACCATCCTTCACCGAAGCCCACCACATCACCTGGTGGTCACAAGGCGGCCCCACCAACCTCGACAACGGGGTACTCCTCTGCCCCTTCCACCACCACCGCATCCACGACGACCACTGGAGCATCACCATCCAAAACGGTGTCCCCTGGTTCATCCCACCCAGCCACATCGACCGCCACCAAACCCCCATCCGAGGCGGACGCATCCACCTCGCCGCCTGAACCAAGGCACCCGCCTGCCCTTCGACAAGCTCAGGGACCGAAACCGGAACCAGCACGCGTCGACGCCGCATGGGCACCGCTCCCCATCGCGGGTGGACAGCCGACCTCGGTACCGTGATGGACGAGCCGACGGTCGCGCGGGTGCCGTGTGTTCAGCTGCGCGTCGCGACCGACACCCGAAGAGGAGCACACATGATCATCTGGACCCGCTGGGGCATCGTCGTCTTCCTGATCTTCGGGCTGTCCGTCGGCGCCGGCTTCCTCATCAAGGCGGTCGTCTCCCCCGACGGCGGATCGGCGCAGTCCGGGGTGTTCGTCGGCATCGGCTTCCTGCTCGGCGCCGTCGCGTGCTGGGCCTTCGGGAAGTTCGCGC from Plantibacter flavus includes these protein-coding regions:
- a CDS encoding HNH endonuclease signature motif containing protein is translated as MPHGPTLIPIDRRRAIALTETFRHLAGCSGAATELTPVTVIIRTDRDTLETGLGTATIDGIDEPIGAGALRRLAADANLIPMILGGPSQVLDLGTSTRLFTRGQKLALAERDGGCAWTGCTHPPSFTEAHHITWWSQGGPTNLDNGVLLCPFHHHRIHDDHWSITIQNGVPWFIPPSHIDRHQTPIRGGRIHLAA
- a CDS encoding nuclear transport factor 2 family protein codes for the protein MRSSAIDTVLAFMRAFREQDRDAAEALMHADFVFTSPQDDHLDRATWLERCFPTADHFDTPGVTLQIVETDDIVLHRYEYVVQGKTYRNLEATRVVDGTVQEVEVYFGGAV
- a CDS encoding DUF7507 domain-containing protein — encoded protein: MTPLSLVQPDPGVGAAPPRRRAPVLRSIAALAIGAVAAIANATPAHAADVTFADANLNYCVQQALGLPSGTPISEEQAATVTTLRCGTTVQSLVGIESLTNLTSLSLTRAPLSAGVEPLASLASLTSLSLTGASSLDLSVIAGMTQLTSLNIQSSPLTELSPLASMVNLTSLGLNDVGASDLSPLSGLSGLEALSVKGNRLTTLAPLSTLTALHSLEAASNQISDVSPVASLTRLQHLNLLSNQIEDVTPIQGLTNLRTLNLQLNRVSDAGPLSTLTRLTSLALDDNRITDLSPFIPLTALQVLTINDNLIEDATPLRELVHIETLELSGNRISSIAPLAGLVATNYVRLDRQVIALPEIAVGAPQENPIRSLDGTPAPVTSATAQYDSASNTWTFAAVGNNSLAWTVRDLGIGSYSAFSGRITQRSVATVGSLELEQSMALEETGTHPAPGDTVTHTYTLRNTGTATVSDVSITDTTPGLSGFSFDWPAAERVLAPGQVATATATSALTQTDIDAMRLESSATATGAAATSPVVSNEAAANLPIDGLNEISVAITADTTSVGEPAAVGDPIGYAIIAANTGTRTLTGTAITASLPELSEFVVEWPGAAGVLAPGEQVRVTTGYAITAADIELGSVTNVATARGTGPDSVDVDSSASVSAELSSTIVTPDPDPTPDPTPTPEPSQSPAPGTVAPAPGATTGDLAKTGVESGALAGLTLGALLLFGVGTAVLAETRRRSRAAAGAERNA